A window from Populus trichocarpa isolate Nisqually-1 chromosome 3, P.trichocarpa_v4.1, whole genome shotgun sequence encodes these proteins:
- the LOC7475675 gene encoding protein PHYTOCHROME-DEPENDENT LATE-FLOWERING isoform X1 yields the protein MGVSFKVSKTGTRFRSKPFVQSDTVLDEVSENSEESSVIGSKNESSTRKGEADIFEGAEDALAVSSLSFSGQEVSLTLNLYPDGYSIGKPSEIEAAHQAPLQDGQKLLHPYDKTSETLFSAIESGRLPGDILDDIPCKYVNGTLVCEVRDYRKCASKQGSSVPFMDGLPIVNKVCLRMSLENVVKDIPLISDNSWTYGDLMEVESRILKALQPQLCLDPTPKLDRLCNNSISTKLNLDLRSFRRNRLRQTPEVTVTSKNRIHGTNTCINRVPESSNSRLGDSGIISGNVMPQHVQENQTTQNLGPSSMLALSARSFAPDGNVPALPLVSQQQRYQMRISPRSMQDQGSGSPANISGAAAFGQDKMVAHCTMNSAALLGKRENQDAQMSPLSSFSKRPRLTPAGPDVIQQQQRGLHMDGLHESEMNRKNSLLQQQAMTRGIQYANAGIQKYPHQMLEGVVHQNAAATSFSAGHPGMRLGLKEEQFETEKLDGSVLSQGKNDMQMMETETGHLETQQPWLQQRLPQPVMRSNFPQAGWNNLSQDCRKEEQPQKRKPAQSPRLSTGGLAQSPLSSKSGELSSGSAGPHFGAAAATAALGSSQKEKSVVTAVGGTPSLTSSANDSLQRQHQVQVAAKRRLNSLPKTLVMSNVGSPASVSNTSIPLNANSPSIGTPPMADQSMLERFAKIEMVTMRHQLNCKKNKVDDYPIRKPKTYSLQNLSFHLSNSTSNEEFKDDTNARQLSKSLVGGNMNICKTRFMDFIITERVLQGNVVSYVQRVRNRMIMSEKPNDGTVVMHYGEADEFDVLSAEDYLPTLPNTHFADLLATQLFSLMMREGYIVEDHIQPRPICTNIASSNQPNVSGGPHNNSPIEVKQYNEAVPVQPCNDLKPTLGGNASINSSHNLLANTRMLPPGNPQSLVSGVSVPARPQQLDPQHSLLQQQQNQHALMHQQNSQFQRSQMVLPSNSLSHLGAIGPNSNMQLGGHLVNKSSLQLQLLQQQHQQQQQQQQQQQQQQQQQQQQQQQQQQQQQSQQLQSQQLQQQQSQQQSQQLQPQQQQQQLPQMQQRKMMMGLGRAMGMGNMVGLGGLGNAAGIGGARGMGPGISGPMAPITGMSNVGQTPMNLGQTANINTISQQLRGGHMTPAAALMIKQRMSPASMIGGPQSGIAGMSGARQMHSGSAGFSLLSQSLNRANMNLMQRSPMGPMGPPKLMTGMNPYMNQQQQLELHKQQQQQQLQQQQQQQLQQQQQQQQFQQQQQQQQQQQFQQQQQQQQQLQQQQQQQQQQLQQQHQHQQLLLQQHQQLQQETTSTSSSLQSVVSPLQIGSPSTMGIPQLNHQTQQQQPQQQPSPQQMSQRTPMSPQLSSGAIHAISAGNPEGCPASPQLSSQTLGSVGSFTNSPMELQTVNKSNPVSNA from the exons ATGGGGGTCTCTTTTAAGGTCTCAAAAACTGGTACCAGGTTCCGCTCAAAACCTTTTGTTCAATCAGATACTGTTCTTGATGAGGTCTCAGAAAATTCTGAAGAGAGCTCGGTGATTGGCTCAAAGAACGAATCATCTACGAGAAAGGGCGAG GCTGACATCTTTGAGGGTGCTGAGGATGCATTAGCTGTCTCAAGTTTATCCTTCTCTG GACAAGAAGTTTCATTGACATTGAATCTCTATCCAGATGGATATTCTATAGGAAAACCCTCAGAG ATAGAGGCTGCTCATCAGGCTCCACTTCAAGATGGTCAGAAGTTGTTGCATCCATATGATAAGACTTCTGAAACGCTCTTTTCA GCAATTGAGTCTGGCCGGTTGCCTGGAGATATTCTGGATGATATTCCATGTAAATATGTAAATGGAACACTTGTATGCGAG GTGCGTGATTATCGGAAATGCGCTTCCAAGCAGGGGTCTAGCGTTCCATTTATGGATGGGCTCCCTATTGTAAATAAAGTATGCCTTAGGATGTCATTGGAGAATGTAGTGAAGGATATCCCATTGATCTCTGATAATTCTTGGACGTATGGTGATTTGATG GAAGTAGAATCTCGGATTTTGAAAGCATTGCAACCACAGCTTTGTCTAGATCCTACTCCCAAATTGGACAGGCTCTGTAATAATTCAATTTCGACCAAG CTCAATTTAGATCTGAGAAGTTTTCGCAGAAACAGATTAAGGCAGACACCTGAAGTTACTGTCACATCTAAGAACAGAATCCATGGAACGAATACTTGCATCAACCGAGTGCCTGAAAGCTCTAACAGTAGGCTTGGAGATTCAGGAATCATTTCAGGCAATGTGATGCCACAGCATGTTCAGGAGAATCAGACAACTCAAAACCTTGGCCCTAGCAGCATGTTAGCCTTAAGTGCAAGAAGCTTTGCTCCAGATGGCAATGTTCCAGCACTACCTTTGGTATCCCAGCAACAGAGGTATCAAATGAGGATTTCCCCAAGAAGTATGCAGGATCAAGGGTCAGGGTCTCCTGCCAACATTTCCGGAGCTGCCGCCTTCGGGCAGGACAAGATGGTTGCTCACTGCACCATGAATTCTGCTGCTCTTCTTGGGAAGAGGGAGAACCAAGATGCACAAATGTCACCTTTATCTAGTTTTAGTAAGAGACCAAGGCTTACACCAGCAGGTCCTGATGTAATTCAACAGCAGCAAAGGGGTCTGCATATGGATGGCCTCCATGAATCAGAAATGAACCGGAAGAATTCACTACTACAGCAGCAAGCAATGACAAGAGGAATTCAGTATGCCAATGCAGGCATTCAGAAGTACCCACACCAGATGTTAGAAGGGGTTGTACATCAAAATGCTGCAGCAACATCATTTTCTGCAGGACATCCAGGTATGAGACTTGGTCTCAAGGAAGAACAGTTCGAGACAGAAAAACTGGATGGTTCAGTGCTTAGTCAGGGTAAAAATGATATGCAGATGATGGAAACAGAAACAGGCCATTTGGAAACACAGCAACCATGGTTACAGCAAAGATTACCACAACCTGTCATGAGATCTAATTTCCCTCAGGCTGGATGGAACAATCTCAGCCAAGATTGTAGGAAGGAGGAACAGCCCCAGAAAAGGAAACCAGCACAAAGTCCTAGGTTATCTACTGGGGGTTTAGCTCAATCACCTCTATCATCAAAATCCGGGGAATTGTCTAGTGGTTCAGCTGGACCCCATTTTGGAGCAGCTGCAGCAACTGCTGCACTTGGGTCATCACAAAAGGAGAAGTCAGTGGTTACTGCTGTTGGTGGAACCCCATCTTTGACTTCCAGTGCTAATGATTCCTTGCAAAGGCAGCACCAGGTTCAAGTTGCTGCAAAACGGAGATTGAATTCCCTTCCTAAAACCCTGGTAATGAGCAACGTGGGGTCTCCTGCAAGTGTCAGCAATACAAGCATTCCGTTAAATGCAAATAGTCCTTCAATTGGGACCCCACCTATGGCTGATCAAAGCATGCTTGAAAGATTTGCAAAGATTGAGATGGTGACCATGAG GCATCAACTCAACTGCAAAAAGAATAAAGTTGATGATTACCCTATCAGGAAACCAAAGACCTATTCACTTCAAAATCTGTCTTTTCATCTCTCCAATTCAACCAGTAATGAGGAGTTCAAAGATGATACTAATGCAAGGCAGTTATCAAAGTCTCTTGTAGGTGGAAATATGAATATCTGCAAGACAAGATTTATGGATTTCATAATAACAGAACGAGTGCTTCAAG GGAATGTTGTTTCTTATGTTCAAAGGGTACGGAATAGAATGATTATGTCAGAAAAGCCAAATGATGGTACTGTGGTGATGCATTATGGAGAAGCAGATGAGTTTGATGTTCTATCTGCAGAAGATTATCTTCCTACGTTGCCCAATACT CATTTTGCGGATTTGCTTGCAACACAATTGTTTTCACTG ATGATGCGTGAAGGATATATTGTGGAAGATCATATTCAACCAAGACCTATCTGCACTAATATTGCTTCAAGCAATCAACCAAATGTTTCTGGAGGCCCTCATAATAATTCACCAATTGAGGTGAAGCAATACAATGAAGCAGTTCCAGTTCAGCCATGCAATGATCTAAAGCCAACTCTTGGCGGTAATGCATCCATTAATTCTTCCCACAATCTACTAGCAAATACAAGGATGCTACCTCCTGGAAATCCTCAGAGTCTTGTGTCTGGAGTATCAGTGCCTGCAAGACCACAACAGCTAGACCCACAGCACTCTCttctgcagcagcagcaaaatCAACATGCTTTAATGCATCAACAAAATTCTCAATTTCAGAGGTCACAAATGGTGCTTCCATCAAATTCACTCTCTCATTTAGGTGCAATTGGACCGAATTCAAACATGCAGTTGGGTGGTCACTTGGTAAACAAGTCTTCTCTTCAGCTCCAGCTGTTACAACAGCAGcatcaacagcagcagcagcagcagcagcagcagcaacagcagcagcagcagcaacagcagcagcaacaacagcagcagcagcagcagcagtcaCAGCAGCTGCAGTCACAgcagctgcagcagcagcagtcaCAGCAGCAGTCACAGCAGCTGCAGccacaacaacagcagcagcagctgccACAGATGCAGCAGAGGAAAATGATGATGGGACTTGGAAGAGCTATGGGTATGGGAAACATGGTTGGCCTAGGAGGTCTGGGCAATGCTGCGGGCATTGGAGGTGCAAGGGGAATGGGACCAGGAATCTCTGGACCTATGGCTCCTATAACTGGCATGAGTAATGTTGGCCAGACTCCGATGAATCTGGGTCAGACTGCAAATATCAACACAATAAGTCAGCAACTTCGTGGTGGACACATGACTCCTGCAGCTGCTCTGAtgataaaacaaagaatgagCCCAGCAAGCATGATAGGGGGCCCTCAGTCTGGTATAGCCGGGATGTCAGGAGCCAGACAGATGCACTCGGGCTCTGCTGGTTTTTCCCTGCTGAGTCAATCTCTTAACCGAGCCAACATGAATCTAATGCAACGAAGTCCAATGGGGCCTATGGGTCCACCAAAGTTGATGACTGGGATGAATCCCTACATGAACCAGCAACAGCAACTGGAATTACataaacagcagcagcaacagcagttacagcagcagcagcaacagcagttacagcagcagcagcagcaacagcagtttcagcagcagcagcagcagcagcaacaacagcagtttcagcagcagcagcagcagcaacaacagttacagcagcagcagcagcagcagcagcaacagttACAGCagcaacatcaacatcaacagcTGCTACTGCAGCAGCATCAGCAGCTGCAGCAAGAAACAACTTCAACTTCTTCATCGCTACAGTCTGTTGTTTCACCTTTACAAATAGGGTCACCGTCAACCATGGGAATTCCACAACTGAACCATCAAACCCAACAACAGCAACCCCAGCAACAGCCCAGCCCGCAGCAAATGAGCCAACGAACCCCAATGAGCCCACAGTTGAGTTCAGGAGCAATCCATGCCATCAGTGCTGGGAATCCAGAGGGTTGCCCCGCTAGTCCACAGTTGAGCTCTCAAACCCTTGGTTCTGTTGGAAGCTTCACAAATTCTCCAATGGAGCTCCAAACTGTGAACAAAAGCAACCCTGTTAGCAATGCATAA
- the LOC7475675 gene encoding protein PHYTOCHROME-DEPENDENT LATE-FLOWERING isoform X2, translated as MVRSCCIHMIRLLKRSFQYFEAIESGRLPGDILDDIPCKYVNGTLVCEVRDYRKCASKQGSSVPFMDGLPIVNKVCLRMSLENVVKDIPLISDNSWTYGDLMEVESRILKALQPQLCLDPTPKLDRLCNNSISTKLNLDLRSFRRNRLRQTPEVTVTSKNRIHGTNTCINRVPESSNSRLGDSGIISGNVMPQHVQENQTTQNLGPSSMLALSARSFAPDGNVPALPLVSQQQRYQMRISPRSMQDQGSGSPANISGAAAFGQDKMVAHCTMNSAALLGKRENQDAQMSPLSSFSKRPRLTPAGPDVIQQQQRGLHMDGLHESEMNRKNSLLQQQAMTRGIQYANAGIQKYPHQMLEGVVHQNAAATSFSAGHPGMRLGLKEEQFETEKLDGSVLSQGKNDMQMMETETGHLETQQPWLQQRLPQPVMRSNFPQAGWNNLSQDCRKEEQPQKRKPAQSPRLSTGGLAQSPLSSKSGELSSGSAGPHFGAAAATAALGSSQKEKSVVTAVGGTPSLTSSANDSLQRQHQVQVAAKRRLNSLPKTLVMSNVGSPASVSNTSIPLNANSPSIGTPPMADQSMLERFAKIEMVTMRHQLNCKKNKVDDYPIRKPKTYSLQNLSFHLSNSTSNEEFKDDTNARQLSKSLVGGNMNICKTRFMDFIITERVLQGNVVSYVQRVRNRMIMSEKPNDGTVVMHYGEADEFDVLSAEDYLPTLPNTHFADLLATQLFSLMMREGYIVEDHIQPRPICTNIASSNQPNVSGGPHNNSPIEVKQYNEAVPVQPCNDLKPTLGGNASINSSHNLLANTRMLPPGNPQSLVSGVSVPARPQQLDPQHSLLQQQQNQHALMHQQNSQFQRSQMVLPSNSLSHLGAIGPNSNMQLGGHLVNKSSLQLQLLQQQHQQQQQQQQQQQQQQQQQQQQQQQQQQQQQSQQLQSQQLQQQQSQQQSQQLQPQQQQQQLPQMQQRKMMMGLGRAMGMGNMVGLGGLGNAAGIGGARGMGPGISGPMAPITGMSNVGQTPMNLGQTANINTISQQLRGGHMTPAAALMIKQRMSPASMIGGPQSGIAGMSGARQMHSGSAGFSLLSQSLNRANMNLMQRSPMGPMGPPKLMTGMNPYMNQQQQLELHKQQQQQQLQQQQQQQLQQQQQQQQFQQQQQQQQQQQFQQQQQQQQQLQQQQQQQQQQLQQQHQHQQLLLQQHQQLQQETTSTSSSLQSVVSPLQIGSPSTMGIPQLNHQTQQQQPQQQPSPQQMSQRTPMSPQLSSGAIHAISAGNPEGCPASPQLSSQTLGSVGSFTNSPMELQTVNKSNPVSNA; from the exons ATGGTCAGAAGTTGTTGCATCCATATGATAAGACTTCTGAAACGCTCTTTTCA GTATTTTGAGGCAATTGAGTCTGGCCGGTTGCCTGGAGATATTCTGGATGATATTCCATGTAAATATGTAAATGGAACACTTGTATGCGAG GTGCGTGATTATCGGAAATGCGCTTCCAAGCAGGGGTCTAGCGTTCCATTTATGGATGGGCTCCCTATTGTAAATAAAGTATGCCTTAGGATGTCATTGGAGAATGTAGTGAAGGATATCCCATTGATCTCTGATAATTCTTGGACGTATGGTGATTTGATG GAAGTAGAATCTCGGATTTTGAAAGCATTGCAACCACAGCTTTGTCTAGATCCTACTCCCAAATTGGACAGGCTCTGTAATAATTCAATTTCGACCAAG CTCAATTTAGATCTGAGAAGTTTTCGCAGAAACAGATTAAGGCAGACACCTGAAGTTACTGTCACATCTAAGAACAGAATCCATGGAACGAATACTTGCATCAACCGAGTGCCTGAAAGCTCTAACAGTAGGCTTGGAGATTCAGGAATCATTTCAGGCAATGTGATGCCACAGCATGTTCAGGAGAATCAGACAACTCAAAACCTTGGCCCTAGCAGCATGTTAGCCTTAAGTGCAAGAAGCTTTGCTCCAGATGGCAATGTTCCAGCACTACCTTTGGTATCCCAGCAACAGAGGTATCAAATGAGGATTTCCCCAAGAAGTATGCAGGATCAAGGGTCAGGGTCTCCTGCCAACATTTCCGGAGCTGCCGCCTTCGGGCAGGACAAGATGGTTGCTCACTGCACCATGAATTCTGCTGCTCTTCTTGGGAAGAGGGAGAACCAAGATGCACAAATGTCACCTTTATCTAGTTTTAGTAAGAGACCAAGGCTTACACCAGCAGGTCCTGATGTAATTCAACAGCAGCAAAGGGGTCTGCATATGGATGGCCTCCATGAATCAGAAATGAACCGGAAGAATTCACTACTACAGCAGCAAGCAATGACAAGAGGAATTCAGTATGCCAATGCAGGCATTCAGAAGTACCCACACCAGATGTTAGAAGGGGTTGTACATCAAAATGCTGCAGCAACATCATTTTCTGCAGGACATCCAGGTATGAGACTTGGTCTCAAGGAAGAACAGTTCGAGACAGAAAAACTGGATGGTTCAGTGCTTAGTCAGGGTAAAAATGATATGCAGATGATGGAAACAGAAACAGGCCATTTGGAAACACAGCAACCATGGTTACAGCAAAGATTACCACAACCTGTCATGAGATCTAATTTCCCTCAGGCTGGATGGAACAATCTCAGCCAAGATTGTAGGAAGGAGGAACAGCCCCAGAAAAGGAAACCAGCACAAAGTCCTAGGTTATCTACTGGGGGTTTAGCTCAATCACCTCTATCATCAAAATCCGGGGAATTGTCTAGTGGTTCAGCTGGACCCCATTTTGGAGCAGCTGCAGCAACTGCTGCACTTGGGTCATCACAAAAGGAGAAGTCAGTGGTTACTGCTGTTGGTGGAACCCCATCTTTGACTTCCAGTGCTAATGATTCCTTGCAAAGGCAGCACCAGGTTCAAGTTGCTGCAAAACGGAGATTGAATTCCCTTCCTAAAACCCTGGTAATGAGCAACGTGGGGTCTCCTGCAAGTGTCAGCAATACAAGCATTCCGTTAAATGCAAATAGTCCTTCAATTGGGACCCCACCTATGGCTGATCAAAGCATGCTTGAAAGATTTGCAAAGATTGAGATGGTGACCATGAG GCATCAACTCAACTGCAAAAAGAATAAAGTTGATGATTACCCTATCAGGAAACCAAAGACCTATTCACTTCAAAATCTGTCTTTTCATCTCTCCAATTCAACCAGTAATGAGGAGTTCAAAGATGATACTAATGCAAGGCAGTTATCAAAGTCTCTTGTAGGTGGAAATATGAATATCTGCAAGACAAGATTTATGGATTTCATAATAACAGAACGAGTGCTTCAAG GGAATGTTGTTTCTTATGTTCAAAGGGTACGGAATAGAATGATTATGTCAGAAAAGCCAAATGATGGTACTGTGGTGATGCATTATGGAGAAGCAGATGAGTTTGATGTTCTATCTGCAGAAGATTATCTTCCTACGTTGCCCAATACT CATTTTGCGGATTTGCTTGCAACACAATTGTTTTCACTG ATGATGCGTGAAGGATATATTGTGGAAGATCATATTCAACCAAGACCTATCTGCACTAATATTGCTTCAAGCAATCAACCAAATGTTTCTGGAGGCCCTCATAATAATTCACCAATTGAGGTGAAGCAATACAATGAAGCAGTTCCAGTTCAGCCATGCAATGATCTAAAGCCAACTCTTGGCGGTAATGCATCCATTAATTCTTCCCACAATCTACTAGCAAATACAAGGATGCTACCTCCTGGAAATCCTCAGAGTCTTGTGTCTGGAGTATCAGTGCCTGCAAGACCACAACAGCTAGACCCACAGCACTCTCttctgcagcagcagcaaaatCAACATGCTTTAATGCATCAACAAAATTCTCAATTTCAGAGGTCACAAATGGTGCTTCCATCAAATTCACTCTCTCATTTAGGTGCAATTGGACCGAATTCAAACATGCAGTTGGGTGGTCACTTGGTAAACAAGTCTTCTCTTCAGCTCCAGCTGTTACAACAGCAGcatcaacagcagcagcagcagcagcagcagcagcaacagcagcagcagcagcaacagcagcagcaacaacagcagcagcagcagcagcagtcaCAGCAGCTGCAGTCACAgcagctgcagcagcagcagtcaCAGCAGCAGTCACAGCAGCTGCAGccacaacaacagcagcagcagctgccACAGATGCAGCAGAGGAAAATGATGATGGGACTTGGAAGAGCTATGGGTATGGGAAACATGGTTGGCCTAGGAGGTCTGGGCAATGCTGCGGGCATTGGAGGTGCAAGGGGAATGGGACCAGGAATCTCTGGACCTATGGCTCCTATAACTGGCATGAGTAATGTTGGCCAGACTCCGATGAATCTGGGTCAGACTGCAAATATCAACACAATAAGTCAGCAACTTCGTGGTGGACACATGACTCCTGCAGCTGCTCTGAtgataaaacaaagaatgagCCCAGCAAGCATGATAGGGGGCCCTCAGTCTGGTATAGCCGGGATGTCAGGAGCCAGACAGATGCACTCGGGCTCTGCTGGTTTTTCCCTGCTGAGTCAATCTCTTAACCGAGCCAACATGAATCTAATGCAACGAAGTCCAATGGGGCCTATGGGTCCACCAAAGTTGATGACTGGGATGAATCCCTACATGAACCAGCAACAGCAACTGGAATTACataaacagcagcagcaacagcagttacagcagcagcagcaacagcagttacagcagcagcagcagcaacagcagtttcagcagcagcagcagcagcagcaacaacagcagtttcagcagcagcagcagcagcaacaacagttacagcagcagcagcagcagcagcagcaacagttACAGCagcaacatcaacatcaacagcTGCTACTGCAGCAGCATCAGCAGCTGCAGCAAGAAACAACTTCAACTTCTTCATCGCTACAGTCTGTTGTTTCACCTTTACAAATAGGGTCACCGTCAACCATGGGAATTCCACAACTGAACCATCAAACCCAACAACAGCAACCCCAGCAACAGCCCAGCCCGCAGCAAATGAGCCAACGAACCCCAATGAGCCCACAGTTGAGTTCAGGAGCAATCCATGCCATCAGTGCTGGGAATCCAGAGGGTTGCCCCGCTAGTCCACAGTTGAGCTCTCAAACCCTTGGTTCTGTTGGAAGCTTCACAAATTCTCCAATGGAGCTCCAAACTGTGAACAAAAGCAACCCTGTTAGCAATGCATAA
- the LOC7475677 gene encoding protein TIFY 10b — protein MANMAQKSGKPQDQISNFAQKCNLLSQYLKERGSFGDISLGINGKAEIKGLETPSSPATTLNLLNNMEISSDQITSRQNAMASANMMKFMDFFPQFVGSGPPDSTDDAINKADHLRKSSPMDPETAQMTIFYAGKVSVFNDFPADKAKEIMALAAKGSSISTDGCPSSAPAIRKVSSTNSVAALDSNKGQERLQLQSQANASDVPHARRASLHRFFSKRKDRVTARAPYQINNPTPDHPRPPRSEEDSNPFLALDEGQSSEQLELKL, from the exons ATGGCGAATATGGCACAGAAATCTGGCAAGCCTCAGGACCAGATATCAAACTTTGCCCAAAAATGCAATCTTTTGAGCCAGTACTTGAAGGAGAGAGGGAGTTTTGGAGACATTAGCCTTGGAATAAATGGAAAGGCAGAAATTAAAG GCCTTGAGACACCTAGTTCACCGGCAACAACATTGAATCTACTCAACAACATGGAAATTTCTTCTGATCAGATCACTTCAAGGCAAAACGCTATGGCATCTGCAAACATGATGAAATTCATGGATTTCTTTCCTCAGTTTGTGGGTTCTGGTCCTCCAGATTCTACTGATGACGCTATTAACAAGGCTGATCACTTGAG GAAATCGTCTCCAATGGATCCTGAAACCGCCCAAATGACTATATTTTACGCTGGGAAAGTGAGTGTTTTTAATGACTTTCCGGCCGATAAGGCCAAGGAGATCATGGCTTTGGCTGCCAAGGGAAGCTCTATTAGCACAGATGGGTGTCCCAGCTCTGCTCCTGCAATAAGAAAAGTCAGCTCCACCAATTCTGTTGCTGCGCTTGATTCCAATAAAGGCCAAGAAAGACTGCAATTACAATCTCAAGCTAATGCTTCAG ATGTGCCCCATGCTAGAAGAGCTTCACTTCATCGGTTCTTTTCCAAGAGGAAAGACAG GGTTACAGCAAGAGCTCCGTATCAGATAAACAACCCAACTCCGGATCATCCTAGGCCTCCCAGATCTGAAGAAGACAGCAACCCGTTTCTTGCCCTAGACGAAGGCCAATCATCAGAACAGCTCGAGCTTAAATTGTAG
- the LOC7475676 gene encoding oligouridylate-binding protein 1B, whose translation MQQQRLKQQQQALMQQALLQQQSIYHPGLLAPPQIEPIPSGNLPPGFDPSTCRSVYVGNIHTQVTEPLLQEVFASTGPVEGCKLIRKEKSSYGFIHYFDRRAAALAILSLNGRHLFGQPIKVNWAYASGQREDTSGHFNIFVGDLSPEVTDATLYACFSVYPSCSDARVMWDQKTGRSRGFGFVSFRNQQDAQSAINDLTGKWLGSRQIRCNWASKGAGSNEDKQSSDSKSVVELTIGTSEDGMEAPNNEAPENNPQYTTVYVGNLSPEVTQPVLHRHFHVLGAGVIEEVRVQRDKGFGFVRFSTHAEAAVAIQMGNAQSLLCGKQIKCSWGSKPTPPGTSSNPLPPPAAAPLPGISATDILAYERQLALSKMGGVHAFMPPHGQLPLKQAAMGMGAGASQAIYDGGFQNVAAAQQLMYYQ comes from the exons atGCAACAGCAGAGGCTTAAACAGCAACAACAGGCACTGATGCAACAAGCTCTTCTCCAACAGCAGTCAATTTACCATCCTGGTCTCCTCGCTCCTCCTCAG aTTGAGCCAATTCCAAGTGGAAATCTGCCTCCTGGTTTTGATCCAAGTACTTGCCGCAGTGT GTACGTGGGAAACATCCACACTCAGGTAACTGAACCCCTCCTCCAAGAGGTTTTTGCGAGTACTGGTCCTGTTGAAGGATGCAAGCttatcagaaaagaaaag TCATCCTATGGATTTATTCACTACTTTGATCGCCGAGCAGCTGCGCTTGCTATATTATCTCTTAATGGAAGGCATCT ATTTGGTCAGCCTATCAAAGTTAACTGGGCATATGCTAGTGGTCAGAGGGAAGACACATCAg GTCACTTCAACATTTTTGTTGGAGATCTTAGTCCTGAGGTTACTGATGCAACATTGTATGCCTGCTTTTCTGTTTATCCCAGTTGTTC AGATGCAAGGGTTATGTGGGATCAGAAGACTGGGCGTTCAAGAGGGTTTGGGTTTGTTTCCTTCCGAAATCAACAG GATGCCCAGAGCGCGATAAATGACCTAACAG GAAAGTGGCTTGGCAGTAGACAGATTCGTTGCAACTGGGCATCTAAAGGTGCTGGTTCCAATGAAGACAAACAAAGTTCTGATTCAAAAAGTGTGGTGGAACTAACAATTGGCACATCAG AGGATGGCATGGAGGCACCAAATAATGAGGCTCCTGAAAACAATCCTCAGTATACCACTGTTTATGTGGGCAATCTTTCTCCAGAG GTAACTCAGCCTGTTCTCCACCGCCATTTCCATGTTCTTGGTGCTGGAGTTATTGAGGAGGTCCGAGTCCAGAGAGACAAGGGTTTTGGGTTTGTGAGGTTCAGTACTCATGCTGAGGCAGCTGTAGCTATTCAGATGGGAAATGCCCAATCACTTCTTTGTGGTAAACAAATAAAG TGCTCATGGGGTAGCAAGCCCACTCCGCCAGGGACAAGCTCAAATCCACTACCCCCACCTGCTGCTGCCCCTTTGCCTGGGATCTCAGCTACAGATATCTTGGCATATGAGAGGCAGCTAGCATTGAGCAAGATGGGTGGTGTCCATGCCTTTATGCCTCCTCATGGGCAGCTTCCTCTAAAACAAGCAGCTATGGGAATGGGTGCCGGAGCAAGCCAGGCAATATATGATGGTGGTTTCCAGAATGTTGCTGCTGCCCAGCAACTCATGTACTATCAGTAA